From Microcebus murinus isolate Inina chromosome 13, M.murinus_Inina_mat1.0, whole genome shotgun sequence, the proteins below share one genomic window:
- the OR14A2 gene encoding LOW QUALITY PROTEIN: olfactory receptor 14A2 (The sequence of the model RefSeq protein was modified relative to this genomic sequence to represent the inferred CDS: inserted 1 base in 1 codon) — MANVTLVTGFLLVGFSNIQELQILYGVLFLVVYLAVLMSNLIIITLITLDLQLKTPMHFFLKNLSLLDVFLVSVPIPKFIINSLSHNNSISILGCAFYLLLMTSFSAGEIFVLTAMSYDRYVDICCPLHYEVTMNDGACLLMANASWAIGGLFGAMYTASTFSMPFCGSSVILQFFCDIPSLLRISCSQTLMVIYISIGIGTCLGMSCFICIVISYIYIFSTVLKIPTTKGQSKAFSTCLPHLVVFTVFIITACFVYLKPPSNIPSVIDRLLSVXYTVIPPILNTVIYSLRNNDMKRALIRLVRKMCGQEAHLI, encoded by the exons ATGGCCAATGTCACCTTGGTGACAGGATTCCTTCTTGTGGGGTTTTCTAACATCCAGGAGCTGCAGATTTTATATGGTGTGCTCTTCCTAGTGGTTTACCTGGCAGTCCTAATGAGTAACCTTATCATCATCACTCTTATTACACTAGACCTGCAACTCAAGACACCCATGCACTTCTTCCTGAAGAACTTGTCCTTGTTAGATGTCTTCCTTGTGTCTGTCCCAATCCCAAAATTCATCATCAACAGCTTAAGCCACAACAATTCCATTTCCATTCTAGGATGTGCCTTCTATCTACTTTTAATGACTTCCTTCTCAGCGGGTGAGATATTTGTCCTTACTGCCATGTCCTATGACCGGTATGTAGACATCTGCTGTCCCCTGCACTATGAGGTCACCATGAATGATGGTGCTTGTCTGCTGATGGCAAATGCTTCCTGGGCCATCGGAGGACTCTTTGGAGCTATGTATACAGCCAGCACATTTTCCATGCCTTTCTGTGGCTCCAGTGTGATCCTACAGTTTTTCTGTGATATCCCTTCATTACTGAGGATTTCCTGCTCTCAAACACTCATGGTAATTTATATAAGTATTGGAATTGGTACATGTTTAGGCATGTCTTGTTTCATCTGTATTGTGATctcttacatttatattttctccacTGTGCTGAAGATTCCTACCACTAAAGGTCAGTCAAAAGCTTTTTCCACATGTCTCCCCCATCTTGttgttttcactgtttttatCATAACTGCTTGTTTTGTTTATCTCAAGCCACCTTCAAATATACCATCTGTCATTGACAGACTGCTTTCTG ATTACACTGTGATACCTCCAATACTTAATACTGTAatctacagcctgaggaacaATGACATGAAACGGGCTCTAATAAGATTGGTGCGAAAAATGTGTGGTCAAGAGGCTCACCTCATCTAG